From the genome of Haloarcula taiwanensis:
TTCGGCGAGGCGGCCAATGAAATGCGCACGGATGTTGAGGAGTCACTGGCGAAGGCCCGGGACGCGCTCCCAGAGGCCGATTCTGTCTGGGACGTGGAGGCCGACAACACGCTCGGTGTGCTGAACTCGCTCAAAACGGCACTCGACGTGGGCGATGCCGAGGACCATCTCCGCGACGCGAAGAAGTGGTACACGATGGGCGAACGCGCAGACGCCTTCGAGGACGCCGATGACTTTGCGGAGGAGATTGAGACTATCGCAGACCTCATCGACGACGTCGACGACGCTCGCGAGCAGGTCGGCGACCTCACAGCGACGATTCCACAGCTTCGCAGCACGCTCGAAGAGTTCGAGGGCGACGACGGGGCGGATACAGAGGCGGACGCCGACGCAGAAGCGGAAGCCTGAGTTCGGGAGTCACATTCCGGCGTATGCTCGCTACGTTCTCGCCGGTAGCCAGCGCGCTACTCGCGTCGTCCAGCGACTTTTGACCGACTACCATCACGTCGTGATCGGGCCCGATACGGCGGGAGTCGCGACGCCGTTCTCTCGCTGGAACACAGCAGCGAGGCGACTCAGACGATGGAGTCCGGGCGGGTCGAGAAGTAGTTGAACACCGCGCCGAGGCCGATACCGTAGACCACGTGCGCGACCAGCGTCAGCACCGCATACAGCACCAGCGTGAGTCCGGACTGGCCGGTGTAGAAGGCGAGGACAAACCCAGTCCACATGGCCCCGCCGAAGAACGCGCCGCTGACGTGGTCGGACTGGCCCGGGAGGTACGCCTTCAGCGAGGCAAACAGCAGCGGCCACGGGAACATGCCGCCGCCGAGGAAAATGAAGAACCCGAACAGGACTTCCGGCACGTAGCCGGTCAAACCCACGAGTTCGGTGAGGATGGCAAAGTCGTCGAGGTTGAACGCGCCCAGTGACTGGGCGATGAGGAAGACGACCGTCATCATCGCTGTCCCGACTAGTCCACCAGCGGCCCCGACGACGCCGTCGGCGATAATCCCGGCGAGACTGTCAAACTCCTCGGCCTCAGTGAGACCGTCGTCGTTGATCGGCGGGTCCTCGACGCCAGATGACGTATCTTCCATGGTGTGGTGTAACATGCCAGTGGGTAAAAAGGTTCTCGCACACGTCGAAGGTGGAGAGTATATGTCAACTATCTGTCCCCAATACCTATTACAGGGTGGGAAGAATCATGAAGATAATGCCGGGACCCATGATAACACTTGTCGCGATTGTGTTTCCCTTGCACGGTGGCGACGTCAGGGCACCAAGCGCAGTGTTCGACCAGATATTCGAGGTGTTCCTGCTACTGGGGACGGCTGTCGGGGTGGTCGTCGTGGCTTATACCATGTACCACGCGCTCAAGTACCGCGACGACGGAAGCGGAACGGACCCGTACGCCGACAAGGTCGAGCGGCCCGAGATGGGTGAGCTTCCGACCGGGGGTTCGGGCGGTCGGAAGGTGTTTTACTCCTTTAGCATCAGCGCCATCATCGTCGTCTCGCTCATCGCCTGGACGTACTCGCAGCTGCTGTACATCGAGCAGGGTCCCGACCCGGCCCAGGAGGAGGCGCTGGAAATCGACGTGGAGGGGTACCGCTTCGGCTGGGACTTCATCTACCCGAACGGGCACACGGCGAACACGCTCTACGTGCCACAGGACCGGGTGGTCAGGTTACGGGTGACCTCGACGGACGTGTTCCACAACTTCGGGATACCGGCGGTGCGGGTCAAGACCGACGCCGTGCCGGGCCAGTACACCTCGGCCTGGTTCACGGCCAACGAGACGGGGACCTACACCGCCAAGTGCTACGAACTGTGTGGCAGCGGCCACTCGCTGATGACGGCGGAGGTGGTCGTGATGCCCCAGGACGAGTACGGGGACTGGTATAACGGGACTGCCGGACAGAGCGGGGGCCAGGCGGCGAACGGGACGACTGAGTCGGCAAGCCTCGGAACGCCGACCGCGGGCACTGCGCCCGACGCGACCGCGGGGGGTGTCGGCGCGTGAGCCACGACCACGGCCTCCCGCCCAAGTCGTCGGTAAGCCGGTGGTTCCTCACGACCAACCACAAGGACATCGGCGTCCTGTATCTCATCACCGCGCTGTTCTTCCTCGTCTTCGGCGGGGTGTTGGCCCTGCTGTTCCGCCTCGAACTGATTTCCTCCGGCGCTGACCTGCTCGGGTCGATAGGGTACAACCAGGCCGTCTCGACCCACGGCCTGCTGATGGTGTTCTGGTTCATCTCGCCCTTTGCCTTCGGGTTCGCCAACTACCTCGTCCCGCTGCAAATCGGTGCGGACGACCTCGCCTTCCCACGCCTGAACGCCCTGTCGTACTGGCTGTACCTGTTCTCGGGTATCCTGATGGGCGTCTCCTTCTTCCAGGGGACCACCTTCGCCGGCGGCTGGACGATGTACGCCCCGCTGAACACGCCGGCCTACATCCCCGGCGAGGGGCTGGGCGCGACTTCGGTCGTGCTCGCGCTCATCATGTTCACTGCCGCCGTGACGCTGGGGTCGGTGAACTTCCTGACGACGATGTACCGCATGCGCGCCGAGGGCCTGCGGATGCGGGACATCCCCATCTTCTCGCTGTCTATCAACCTCACCGTCTGGATGATGCTCTTTGCCTTCGCGGCGCTGCTGGCCGCGCTGATGATTCTCGCCTCCGACCACATCCTCGGGACGACCTACTTCCAGTACTCCATCGACGGGACGACGATGGCGACCGACGCGGACAACCCCGGCGCGTCGCTTTTGTGGGCGCACCTGTTCTGGTTCTTCGGCCATCCGGAGGTGTACATCGTCTTCTTCCCCGCGCTGGGCGTGATGGCTGAGTGCTTCCAGACCTTCACAGGCCGACGACTCGTCGGCCGGAAGTGGTTCATCATCTCGATGGTGCTGGTGGCGATCCAGAGTTTCGTCGTCTGGATGCACCACATGTTCCTGACCGGCATCAACCTCCCCATCAAGACCATCTTCATGGCGACCACCATCGGCATCTCCCTGCCGTTCGACCTGATGGTGTTCTCGCTCATCTACACGATGGCGAAGGGGCGGGTCCGGTTCACGACACCGTTCCTGTTCTCGCTGGGCGCGCTCATCCTGTTCATCATCGGTGGTATCACGGGCGTCTTCCTCGGGGCTATCGTGCTGGACTACCAGTTCCGCGGGACCTACTGGGTCGTCGCGCACTTCCACTACGTGATGGTCGCGGGCGCGACCGCCCTCTTTGGCGGCCTGTACTACTGGTACCCGAAGATAACCGGGAAGATGTACAACGAGCGCCTGGGGAAGATACAGTTCGGCGTCTACTTCCTCGGGTTCAATCTGCTGTACTTCCCGATGTTCATCGCCTGGGAGACTCCGCGGCGGGTGTTCGTCTACCCCGAGGGCCTGCAGATATGGCACTCGATGGCGACCGTCGGCGGGTTCGTGCTGGGCGCGAGCTTCCTCCTCATGTTCTACAACCTCTTCGTGAGTCTCTGGCGCGGGGAGGACGCCGGCCCGAACCCCTGGGAGTACGCCACCTCCGCCGAGTGGGCGGTGTCGTCGCCGCCGCCGCTGGAGAACTTCCCGGGCGTCCCCAGCTACGCCACCGGGAAACTGGAGTTCCTCGACGACGAGACGGTGGCCGAGCGGACCGAGAGTGCGCCCGGGGCTGCGGCCCACGGCCACGCGGCGACCGACGGCGGGACCGCCACGGACGGCGGGGCCGTGACGGCCAGAGCCGCGGCGACGGCCACCGCGATGGAGCCGGCCCACGAGACCGCCGGCGAGGAACACGCCAGCCACGCGAGCTTCTGGCCGTTCCTCGTCAGCCTCGGCGGGTTCGTCACGTTCCTCGGCCTCTCGGGCGTGCGGACGGGGAGCATGGTGTACCTGTCGATGGCAGCTATCGGCGGCCTCGTGACGTTTGGCTCGCTCGTCGGGATGACCCGCGAGCCGTTCCACGCGCCGGAGATGGCCATCGCCGAACGGTGGCCCTTCTCGTCAGTCGAGAAGATGAAGCTCGGGATGTGGACGTTCCTGGCGAGCGACATCGTCCTCTTCGGGGCCTTTATCGGCTCCTACGCCTTCGTCCGGGTCGCCTACGGCTGGACGGCCTGGCACCACGACCTCATCCCCGCCGAGCACGTGACGATGCCCGGCCTCATCAACACGTACCTGTTGCTCACGTCGAGTTTCCTCGTCGTGCTGGCGATGGTCGCCGCCGAGCGGGAGAGCAAGCGCGGGACCGTCGCCGCCCTCGTCGGGACGTTCGCGCTGGGCGTCGGCTTCCTCATCAACAAGGGGCTGGAGTGGCAGCACCTGTTCCACATCCACAGCGAAGCGTTCCCGAACGGGTGGACCCTCTCGACGAACATCGCGTCGTCGACGTTCTATCTGACGACTGGACTGCACGGAGCCCACGTCACAATCGGGCTCATCATCTGTGCGTACATGGTCGTCAGGGCCTGGAACGGGGCCTACCAGGGCGACGACAGGGCCATCGAGTACTTCGGGCTGTACTGGCACTTCGTCGACATCGTCTGGCTGTTCCTGTTCCCGCTGTTTTACATCCTATAACCATGGACTGGAAAGGCTACACCGTCATATACGTCGTACTGTTCGCCTTCGCGACCGCGCAGGCTGTCGTTGAGTTCGCCGGCCTCGTCGACAGCGCCTATTGGGTCGCCTTCGCGCTCATCATGGTACTGTCGGTCGTCAAGGCCGTCGGCGTCGCCGCGTACTACCAGCACCTGCGCTGGGAACCTCGGGCCGTCACGTACCTCGTCCTCGGCGGCACCGTCGCTGCGCTCGCGTTGACCGGTGCAGCGGCGTACTCGATACTGTGAAGGGGTCAGGCCAGTAGCTGGAAGCTGACCGCGATGAGGAAGAGGACGCCCGCGACCGTCGCAGACTCGGCGACCGCCAGCGAGCGGGGGTGCCCACGGCGCGTCGCCGAGAGGTACACGCCGAACAGCAGGTATCCACAGAGGCCCGCACCCCCGACGATAGCGACCGCCAGCCCCGCTATCGACTGGACCTCGACGGGGCCGGAGATAGAGGCGACGACACCGACGAGAAGGCCGACGACCAGCACCGCGAACGCGCCTACCCAGGCCATCGGCTGGTCGGCATACGTCTCGAAGCGGTCTTCGCGCTCGCCCGCTGTGGACCGGGCGCTCGTCGACGCTCCCGGACTGTACTGGTACCAGCGGCGTCCCCGGACCATCCATGCGACCACCGCCACCACGAACGCGCCCATTAGTCCCATGCTAGCGAGGTACGTGGTTGACATGTGATAATATTACAATATGACACGTAATAATCGTTTGCGTTCGGCCGGGTAGAAATCGGCGTCTTTGCTATTGAATTGTTGAACCAGCGAGGCGTCTCTCACCGAAAGCCTATACGCATCTGAAAACGACTGCGACCTGTGCAATCCGCCCCGTTCGCCGTTGAACAGTCTTTAATCGGCGCTGCTCTGGCGCTTACGACCGTCATCTACGTTGGAAATCTCATCGCACTGGGCTACTGGGCCCGTGCAGAGGCCAGCGCACGTAACGGCTCAACTCTCTGGACGTTCCTGTTCCTGTATACGGGTTTTGGGCTGGTCTACTACGTTTGGGTCCGCTACGTCCGACACGACTGGGAGTCGCGCTCGGAGCCAGCCGACCGGCGCGAACGGATAGTTACTGCTTACTCGCTTGCTGTTCTCCTCGCATTCATCGTCGGGGCGTTCGTCACGCCGCCAGATCCGATGACGCAAACCCTGACTCTCCCGCCGCTGTTTGCAGTCTCGTTCGTCGTCTCGTATCTGTTTGTCACGCGAGGGTCAGTCGACGGTCGCGGCAGAACTACTGTCTGAGCTGTGGGAGCGTGCTGTCGTCTGTGAGTGTGGGTCAGCTAGCACCGCCAAGTACCGACAGGACAGAGTGACAGAAGAGAACTCTGATTCCTCGGGGCATTGATTTCCGGCGACCAGCTGTCGGCCGCGCCACATCTGAAGAATAAGATGTCAGCAGAGCCAAACGGCTCGAACATAGCGTCCTCCCCCTTCAGTCATCAGCTAATGCCGACCACTGACGGCTCGGACAAGGAGTCCTCGCCGGTTCAGTCGTCGGCATCCGTCCGCGCCCGGCGCTGAATCGCCCGCTCGACGAAGTCTTCGGGAAGTTCGTCGATTTCGCCGGCCTGGACTGCCCAGAGGTTGGCGTAGAGGCCGTCGGCGGCAAGCAGTTCATCATGGCTCCCCCGTTCGACGATGCGGCCGTCCTCAACGACGAGAATCGTGTCGGCGTCTTTCACCGTCGAGAGGCGGTGAGCGATGGCAAACGTGGTCCGGTCGGCGGTCAGGTCGTCGAGGGACCGCTGGATGAGCATCTCCGTCTCCGTGTCCACGTCGCTGGTCGCCTCGTCGAGAATGAGGATTTCGGGGTCTTTCAGCATCGCCCGGGCGATGGCGATGCGCTGGCGCTGGCCGCCCGAGAGCTTGACGCCGCGCTCGCCGACCATCGTGTCGTAGCCGTCGGGGAGATTGCGAACGAACTGGTCGGCCTCGGCGGCCTCCGCGGCAGCGACGATCTCCTCGTCGGTGGCGTCGAAGCTTCCGTAGGCGATGTTCTCGCGGACCGTGCCATAGAACAGGAACGTTTCTTGGCTGACGTAGCCGATGGCACGGCGGATGCTCTGTATCTGCACGTCTTGCACATTCTGCCCGTCGATGCGGACTGCGCCCTCGTCCACGTCGTACATCCGGAGCAGGAGCTTCAGAACGGTGGATTTCCCCGCGCCGGTCGGGCCGACGAGCGCGACCGTCTCACCGCCCTCGGCCTCGAAAGAGACGTCCGAGAGCACCGGGTCGTCGCTGTCGTAGCCGAAGGTCACGTCATCGTACTCTACCCGCCCGTCGGTCACGGCGAGTGGCGGCGCGTCTTCGGCCTCTTCGAGGCGGCCAGGCGTGTCCATCAGCCCGAACACGCGCTCGGCGGAGGCGTAGGCCCGCTGGTACATGTTGATAATCTGTCCGAACTGCGCCATCGGCCAGACGAACCGCTGGGTGTAAATGATGAACGCGACGAACTGCCCGCGGGAGAGCGGCGCCGTCAGCGGGCCGGGTGCCTGCCCGGTGACCATCAGCCCGCCGACGACGAACGTGACGACGAACCCGAGGCCCGAGACCAGTCGGAGGCCGGGGAAGAAGGTGATGCGCGTCTCGATGGCGTCCCAGTTGGCGTCGAGGTAGTCCTCGGAGGAATCCTCGACGCGGTCGGCCTCGTAGGGTTCGGTGTTGGCGGTCTTGATTATCTGGATGCCGCTGAGGTTGTTTTCCAGTCTGGAATTGAGCTTTCCGACCGTCGACCGCACCTCGGCGTATTTGGGCTGGATAGTCTCGATGAACCGCTTGGTGAACACCGCGATAAGCGGCACCGGGAGCAACGCGACCAGCGCCAGCTGCCAGTTCATATAGAACAGGTACGTGGCGATGCCGACGACCATGATTATCATCCGCGAGGCGGAGTTGAGCCCGTCGTTGAGGAACTTCTCCAGCCGGTTCACGTCGTTTGACAACACCGACATCATCTCGCCGGTCTGCTTGTCGGCGAAGAAGTCCATGTTCAGCCGCTGCATCGTCTCGTAGGTGTCGGTGCGGACGGCGTGTTGGACGTGCTGGGCGAACTTGTTCCAGCCCCAGTTCCGACTCCAGTGGAAGACGGCCCCGAGGCCAAAGGAGGCGGCGATGATGCCGGCCGTGAGCCACAACTGCGGCCCCTGGCCGCTGGGAATCCAGGCGTCGGGAACCAGGAAGAGCCCGTACTCGGTCTCTTGGAGGAAGATGGCGTCGATAGCCAGCGCGAGGAGGATGGGCGGCAGCAGGTCCAGCATCCGGGCCACGATAGAACTGCAGAGGCCGACAACGAACGCCCCCAACTGCCCCCGGCCGTAGCCGGTGAACAGTCTGAGCATCGGCCGGTCGACGCGTTCCCTGGCGTCCTCGAACACGTCGTCGTCCGAACCCGCGTCGAAATCCATTATCGAATTCAGGGGCCGAACCCGCAAAAGGTCGTCGGGCTACGTGGCTTCGGGCGGCAGGTCGACCCGGTCGCCGACCTCGACGCCGGTTCGGTTTGTCCACCCGCGGTTCACTTCGAGGACGTACTTCCCATAGCCCGGATACTCCGCGCTGTACTGTTCGCCCTCCGGCGGGAGCGGCGCGTGGTGGATCGTTGTGATAGTGCCGTTAGCGTCGATGAAGATGATATCGAGCGGGAACGACATGTTCCGCATGACGTAGGTGTGTGTCCCCTCGGACTCGTGGACGAACAGCATTCCCTCGTCCGGTCCGAGTGACTCGGTCTCGCTCAGTCCGACATAGCGCTGATTGAACGTCTGTGCGATGCGAACCTCGACCGTGCCCAGTGGTTCCCCAGCGTTGTCTTCACGTACCGCGACGGTCGTCTCCGGCGTCGAAGCGTCCGTCCCGGTCGGTGTCGTCGCCGTCGTCGCTCCCTCTCGAACCGTCACTGTCCCCTCCTCGTACTCGCCAGTTCCCAGCACCTCGACCCAGAGCCCGGTCTGGAGGACCACGGCGGCGGCGACGAGAAGCCCGACGGCTCCCAGGACAACCACGGCAGGGCGCTGCATACTCCGTGTGAGGGACAGGCCGTGGGTAATACTGTCGGTGCCCACTGTCGACTGAGAGAGAAAGCGTTATTCCTGCCGATGGAAAACGGTGGAGTACGGGTCCGTGGTCTAGTTGGTTATGACGTGGCCTTTACAAGGCCGAGGCCGGTGGTTCGAATCCGCCCGGACCCACTTCTGACACCGACTGCGGCGAGTGTAACGAGGAGCCAGCGGTGTCTGTGTGGGGGATAGTGATTCGAACCCTGGAAGACGAACGCAGTGAGTCTTCCTTCGGTTCGGATCCGCCCGGACCCACTGAACCTCTCGCTGCGCTCATTGACGAGCGCCGCGTGTGTGATGCGGCTGGACGGTTCGAATCAGGGAACGAAGCAGCGCGGAGTGACCGTGGTTCGAATCCGCCCGGACCCATCCTGCGACGAACGGACGTGAGGAGCGGACGGTCTCAGTGGATTCGATTCCTGCCAGTCGCGCGCAACGCAGTGAGTCTTCCGTCGGTTCGACTCCACCGAGAGGGCACTACTCTCCCGAGCCCTCGTTCGCTTCGCTCACGAGGACGCCCCGGAACAACTGGGTTCCTTGGGGCATTCAATTCCAAGCTCAGTTGTGGTAGAGCCAGCTACGCCTCGCCGCTTTCGGCCTCAGTTTGAACTCCAGCGGGGCAAGCGCCCACGCGCAGCCGCCAACTCCCAATATCAGGCCCTCTATCTCGATTGATAGTCGCCCGTAACCCATATATCCGGAGTAGTGGTAGTGCGTGGCATGATAGACGGCTCGACGTGTCCGGCCTGTAGCGGGCACGTCTCAACGACCAATGGTACTGAGTACGAATGTGACGACTGTGGCGAGACGTTCGACAGCGCGGACCTGTTTCTCCCGTAATCGGCGGCCGAACCACTCGTCGATACCACATAATCTGCGCCCGCTTTCGAAATGCTTTTTTCTACCCTCGTCATCGCTTGGAGTGCACGCCGCCTTAGCTCAGACTGGGAGAGCACTCGACTGAAGATCGAGCTGTCCCCGGTTCAAATCCGGGAGGCGGCATTTTTCCACGAACTAAGTGAGCAGTAACGACCCTCTCAAGCGGATTTGGACGAGGTGATCAAGTAGCGACTACCGCGCTGCCCTATTGACTTGACTCAGCCGCCGGAACAGGTACGTTCGTGGCGACGAGTAGCATGGGTATGACAGAAAAGTCAGCACACGAGCAGATGGAGCGCCACGCGACCCTGACCGACGAACTCACCGCCCTCAGCGCGGAACGGGGTGCCGTCGCGGCGTCAGTACAGGAGCGGCTTGCTGACGCGGTTTCGGAGGCGATAGCAAAAGCGGGGACGAATGTCGGGAGCCTTGGGCAGTCCAGAGATGGCAGGCGCTTCCGGTTCGAGGCGCGCCTCGACCGGGCGGCGCTGGTGGCGGCGGTGACGGAAGCGCTGCCGGACGGGTTCGTCGTCTCCCACGTCAACGAAGATGGGACACTGAGTGTGGACTGGACCGGTGACAGCATCACACCGTCGAAGCGGGAACACGGGGCCATCCTGAAGGCGATCATCGCAGAGGAGACAGAGACAGACAGTGACGGCTTCATCGAGTCCGTGCCCACCCGTGACCGGGTGCTGGCACGGGCGGTGGAACTGGGCGTCGACGAAGGGGACGCGGCAGACCGCCTCAGTCGGCTGGCGACGCTGGACGTAGTAGATATCACTGACGAAGGGGTATACCCCGACGAGAACTTCTCACGGTATTAGCGGCAGGGGCGGATGTCGGCTGACAGCAGGCTCAAAAGGAGACGGAGACTGTGCCGCCGTGACCGACGTTTATTACTTGATCCGGCCAGTGGTGTCAGACGAAATGGCAGTACTATCGACAGAAGACGAAGGGAAGTTTCTCATGGACGCACAGGGAGAACAGATCGGCATCGTAACCCAGGTTGACCCGAAGGAGCAGGTCGCGTATGTCGAACCGGACCCGGACCTCACCGAGGCTTGGGTGCAGGGACTCGGGTTCGGTGACGCCGACGAGGACGACATCGAGATCGCTGCTGACGCCATCGGAACGGTAACTGACAGCGAACTTCGTGTGACGGTCGATCTGTAGTCACGCGACGGATCCGGGGCGCTCGCCCACCACATGACAAATTGACAATCGCTGGCTCAGGATAACAGGTTACTAAAGATGATATCACTGCCCGTTCAGTTACTATCGACAGAGAATTGTTGAAAAAGGCCTATTCGATTTCGATTCGGTTCGAATCGTCGGCGTCAGCCGCGCGTGGCAGCGTTATTTCGAGAACGCCGTTGTGGTAGGTGGCGGTGATCGCATCGTCTGAGACCGGCTGTGGAACGGCGACTCGCTCGGCGACTCGTCGGCTGTGTCGGCGAGCGCCGGCGCTGGTCTCTTCAGCAACCGTGCTCTCACCCTGGATTGTGAGGACGCCGTCGTCGAAACGAACGGCGAGGTCGTCCCGCTCGAAGCCCGGGAGGTCGACCATCACGGCGTATCCGTCGTCGGTCTCGTCGACGTGGAGGTTCGTGTCGATGCCGTGTCGGCGGTGGTCGTCCGAGTGTGTGCTAACCGGTCGGTCAGTGCGGTACTCGGGACTGTTGTCCGTTCGGCGTCCCGAATCGGCCCCTGTCCACCGGCCGAAACTGTCGTCCATCATCTCCCGTTGTGTCTGTGCAAAGAGTCGGAGCATTGTCTCGAAGGGGTCGTCTTTGTGTGTCATAATCACATTATATACGCTCGTGATTATATTAACAATTGCGTAACACATGCTATCACGGAAATATAGAAGCGCCGTAACGGATCGGCACTCGACCGGGTCGGGTGTGCGTGAGAGGGGGCCGTAGCGGAACTGTTTTGACAGGCGTACAGCTAGAACAGCCAGAGCAAACCGCCGAGTACCCGGTCCGTCGGTGGCCGGGCGGCTGGATACGAAACAAACCATGGCAACCGATTCCGGCACCCGGATGGACCCTTCGGCCGACGAGGTATCGAACTACGACTATCAGAACGACACCGTCGCCCGGTCCGGTCTCGTAGACGACCTGCAGACGCGTATCGACGGCGAGGTCCGGTTCGATGAGTACTCGCGGCAGTTGTACGCGACCGACGCCAGCCTCTACGAGGTACTGCCCATCGGCGTCGTCTACCCGCGCTCGACCGAGGACGTAGCCGCGGTCATGTCCTACTGTGCCCAGCGAGAGATTCCGGTTCTTCCCCGGGGCGGCGGGACGAGCCTCGCCGGCCAGACCGTCAACGAGGCCGTCGTGCTGGATTTCTCGCGGTACATGAACGAACTCGTCGAGACGCGGCCGGACGACCGGCGGGCGCGAGCGCAGCCGGGCATCAAGCTCGGCGATCTGAACGGGGAACTGGCCGACCACGGGCTGAAGTTCGCTCCAGACCCCGCATGGGGCGACAAGAGCGTGCTCGGGGGCGCTATCGGCAACAACTCCACCGGCGCGCACTCCCTGCAGTACGGCAAGACCGACGCCTACATCGAGGAGTGCGAGGTCGTCCTCGCGGACGGCACTGTCACGACTTTCGGCAAAATTAGCCGCGAAGAACTCCGCGACCGGGCGGACCCAGACGGCGACCTCGAAGCCCGGATTTACGCCGAAATAGAGCGGATACTCGCCGAGGAGGGCGAGGAAATCGAGAGCCACTACCCGGACCTGAAGCGCAACGTCTCGGGGTACAACCTCGACTGGGTCCTCGAAGACGCCGAGGACGGGACCGTCAACGTCGCCTCGCTGCTGGCCGGCAGCGAGGGCACGCTTGCCATCGTCACCGAGGCCGAGGTGTCCCTGGAGCCGATTCCCGAGACCAAGTCGATGGCCTTGCTCGCCTACGAGGGACTCATCGAGGCCATGGAAGACGTTTCGGACATCCTCGAACACGACCCGGCGGCCGTCGAGGTACTCGACGACGTGCTCATCGATCTGGCCCGCGACACCGCCGAGTTCGAGGACGTGGTCGGCATGTTGCCCGACGGGACCCGGGCGGTCCTCATCGTGGAGTTCTACGCCGACGACGAGGAGAGCGGCCGCCGGAAGGTCGCCGACCTGCTCGCGGACCGGACCGAGGGCGTCGCCCCCGACGCCGACCCGACGGCGGGCCGGACCGTCGTCGACGCGCCGGTGCGGGCCTTCGACGCCATGGAGGCCCACGAAGAGGCCAAACGCGAGAAATTCTGGAAGATGCGCAAGTCCGGCCTCCCCATCCTGCTCTCGCGGACGACCGACGAGAAACACGGCTCGTTCATCGAGGACACCGCCATCCCGCCCGAGAACCTCCCCGAGTACGTCGCCGACTTCCAGGAGATTCTGGAGGCCCACGACACCTTCGCCTCCTTCTACGCCCACGCCGGGCCCGGCGTGCTCCACATCCGCCCGCTCATCAACACCAAGACAGTCGAGGGCGTCGAGACGATGGAGTCCATCGCCGACGCGGTGACGGACCTCGTCGTGAAATACGGCGGGAGCGTCTCGGGCGAGCACGGCGACGGCCGCGCCCGCACGCAGTGGAACAAGAAGCTCTACGGCCCGGACCTCTGGGAGACGTTCCAGGAGCTCAAGTCCGCGTTCGACCCCGACTGGCTGCTCAACCCCGGCCAGGTCGTCGGCGTCGACGACGCCGCTGTCGAGTCCGGCGCAAAGCCCGAGCGGGCGCGCACGGTCGAGATGACCGAGCACCTCCGATTCGACC
Proteins encoded in this window:
- a CDS encoding heat-shock protein Hsp20; this encodes MTHKDDPFETMLRLFAQTQREMMDDSFGRWTGADSGRRTDNSPEYRTDRPVSTHSDDHRRHGIDTNLHVDETDDGYAVMVDLPGFERDDLAVRFDDGVLTIQGESTVAEETSAGARRHSRRVAERVAVPQPVSDDAITATYHNGVLEITLPRAADADDSNRIEIE
- a CDS encoding cytochrome C oxidase subunit I, whose product is MSHDHGLPPKSSVSRWFLTTNHKDIGVLYLITALFFLVFGGVLALLFRLELISSGADLLGSIGYNQAVSTHGLLMVFWFISPFAFGFANYLVPLQIGADDLAFPRLNALSYWLYLFSGILMGVSFFQGTTFAGGWTMYAPLNTPAYIPGEGLGATSVVLALIMFTAAVTLGSVNFLTTMYRMRAEGLRMRDIPIFSLSINLTVWMMLFAFAALLAALMILASDHILGTTYFQYSIDGTTMATDADNPGASLLWAHLFWFFGHPEVYIVFFPALGVMAECFQTFTGRRLVGRKWFIISMVLVAIQSFVVWMHHMFLTGINLPIKTIFMATTIGISLPFDLMVFSLIYTMAKGRVRFTTPFLFSLGALILFIIGGITGVFLGAIVLDYQFRGTYWVVAHFHYVMVAGATALFGGLYYWYPKITGKMYNERLGKIQFGVYFLGFNLLYFPMFIAWETPRRVFVYPEGLQIWHSMATVGGFVLGASFLLMFYNLFVSLWRGEDAGPNPWEYATSAEWAVSSPPPLENFPGVPSYATGKLEFLDDETVAERTESAPGAAAHGHAATDGGTATDGGAVTARAAATATAMEPAHETAGEEHASHASFWPFLVSLGGFVTFLGLSGVRTGSMVYLSMAAIGGLVTFGSLVGMTREPFHAPEMAIAERWPFSSVEKMKLGMWTFLASDIVLFGAFIGSYAFVRVAYGWTAWHHDLIPAEHVTMPGLINTYLLLTSSFLVVLAMVAAERESKRGTVAALVGTFALGVGFLINKGLEWQHLFHIHSEAFPNGWTLSTNIASSTFYLTTGLHGAHVTIGLIICAYMVVRAWNGAYQGDDRAIEYFGLYWHFVDIVWLFLFPLFYIL
- a CDS encoding multidrug ABC transporter ATP-binding protein, giving the protein MDFDAGSDDDVFEDARERVDRPMLRLFTGYGRGQLGAFVVGLCSSIVARMLDLLPPILLALAIDAIFLQETEYGLFLVPDAWIPSGQGPQLWLTAGIIAASFGLGAVFHWSRNWGWNKFAQHVQHAVRTDTYETMQRLNMDFFADKQTGEMMSVLSNDVNRLEKFLNDGLNSASRMIIMVVGIATYLFYMNWQLALVALLPVPLIAVFTKRFIETIQPKYAEVRSTVGKLNSRLENNLSGIQIIKTANTEPYEADRVEDSSEDYLDANWDAIETRITFFPGLRLVSGLGFVVTFVVGGLMVTGQAPGPLTAPLSRGQFVAFIIYTQRFVWPMAQFGQIINMYQRAYASAERVFGLMDTPGRLEEAEDAPPLAVTDGRVEYDDVTFGYDSDDPVLSDVSFEAEGGETVALVGPTGAGKSTVLKLLLRMYDVDEGAVRIDGQNVQDVQIQSIRRAIGYVSQETFLFYGTVRENIAYGSFDATDEEIVAAAEAAEADQFVRNLPDGYDTMVGERGVKLSGGQRQRIAIARAMLKDPEILILDEATSDVDTETEMLIQRSLDDLTADRTTFAIAHRLSTVKDADTILVVEDGRIVERGSHDELLAADGLYANLWAVQAGEIDELPEDFVERAIQRRARTDADD
- a CDS encoding cytochrome c oxidase subunit II — protein: MPGPMITLVAIVFPLHGGDVRAPSAVFDQIFEVFLLLGTAVGVVVVAYTMYHALKYRDDGSGTDPYADKVERPEMGELPTGGSGGRKVFYSFSISAIIVVSLIAWTYSQLLYIEQGPDPAQEEALEIDVEGYRFGWDFIYPNGHTANTLYVPQDRVVRLRVTSTDVFHNFGIPAVRVKTDAVPGQYTSAWFTANETGTYTAKCYELCGSGHSLMTAEVVVMPQDEYGDWYNGTAGQSGGQAANGTTESASLGTPTAGTAPDATAGGVGA